Part of the Hirundo rustica isolate bHirRus1 chromosome 3, bHirRus1.pri.v3, whole genome shotgun sequence genome, TAACTATTTTGGAACAAATCCAGAGGTCAATAAATCAAAAGCTAGTGTGAATTCACAGATGAAGTTTCTATATATGCAGGAGTGCTGAATTATTCTAAccacttcacaaaaaaaaaaaaatctagttatCTGAATTAGTGCATATTATACAACACGGAAGGTCATTTATCAACACACACTTCTTGAAACTTCTTACTTGGAAGAATCTGAAGTGGTATCTTCACTTGTTTCTGGTGTAACAGGAAGATTTTCTTCATCAGCCATGGGATGTTCTTCCTCACCCACATCCTCAGTGACATCATAAATAACAATGTCATCTGAAATCTGTTCCCTTTGTTTTAAGCCCTCATTTCTGTTGAGAGGTACctgagaattatttttaaaagagtcAGGGCACAGAGGGATGATAAGCTTCAAAATTTTGACAGTTATCATTGTATCTTACAATGCTTTGCATCTAATGCAGTCTAAGAGCTTCCCTACACCTTGAAGATTACAAGCTGTACAGATCTGTTTAACAGAGAAAGCTCTACAAGTAAATAAACAAGCTGGAGAATGACAGctacaggaaaaagaatttgGCAAATACCACAGgtgtagaaataaaattatactaGCACTGTCAGATAATAGAAGTGAAAATATTGAAACAGCACAGTGAGTGCTGCTTAAACAGTACTTTGTTATAAAGCTACTAATTCTAGTGCCATACTACAGCACTTGTTTTAACGATTTCCTCACCAATCATTATTTGGACAGCAGAAAACAACTTCCAGTGGCATGACTCATTCAAATGTAATGAACATGACATGATTTTGCTGCATTGGATGCTGCCTTTGCAGAGCAACACACTGGACCCTTGTCCCTGTATGGGGCCAGGGATGCCACATTCCCAGAGATAACAATGCAACATTATCCACGCTATTTCTAACAGCACCATTCTTAAAAGCAAACTGCTTTCAGCAGGATCATGTCAAGCTGTATTTAATACACAGGTAACTGTTTCATACGTGCTTATGTTGGAAAGTGAATGGTGATTATCAACACATTTAGCATCTGAAAGGAAACAACACAGCCTATCACTTCTGCAAGCTGACAGCTCTCAGCACACAGCTGCATTATAGTCTCCATACAACAGTAAATTTGATCCATGTGCCCACCTGCACTCCATCACAACAGAAAGTATCCATAATAGAACACTTACATGGTGGCTACTGTCAGCTGGTTCTTTCacaattttctgaaatacatttgaCTTTGTAGGTCCGTTAGTGTTCAGAAGTAGAGGCCTACATCAGAAAGAGTAAAGGAAGAAGGCCATCTTAAACCCACCTCTTTGGTAATCAGTCAACAAGGCCTGTCCATTTACCAAGTGGACAGAAACTTTTCCAGAGCATATTTACCTCTTGCGTTTTAGGCTCACTAGTTGGTTATTCTGCACCAAGGTAACAATGAATTGTACAATCTGTAAGGGAGAGAACACTATTATTGGTTGCTCCACTTTGTTATTGCTTCTCTTGAGTACCAAGGTATCTTATAGCAAAAGACGCCAATAATAAAATCTATACATAACAGCAAAACACTTCCTTAGTGTAGTAACTTTTATaaagagctgttcagaaaaccTAAAAATCAAGGTAAAAACCAGTCCTGATAATATCTAAATAGTTATTCAGTTGTTAAAGAAAGACTTTTCACATAGCAGGTGATAAGAGCTGGCTTTTACACGACATCATACAATACAGAAAGACATGCAGCGACTCAAATTATTAGAAGACTTCTAATTAGCAATGACACATATAGGGATGTAGACTATATAGATAATCTGTAAGTACTGGTTCTGGTGAAAGGCATTTTTGACAGATTCAGAATAAAAGTTACATGTACAATTAACGGCATTCATCAGCTGtctttccttttgaaatgttAGCCTTCCTACTCTTATGTTTTATATCTAAGGCTTTAATGTACATATTTGGCTTgaagaaactgggaaaaaatcaGTAAGTCTCTGCTACAAGGCTACTTGCAGTGATGCCCGTTCCtgataatgttaaaaaaatagatCTATAAATTCTATACACTAATATCAGTTTTGGTAGATCATAAATCTGTTAAATAATCTAAGTCAACATCATCAGTAGGTTCCACTCAATTATCTATTCCTCTGGTAACTAGGAATATACAGTCAGTGGGTCAGTTAAGTGGGGCAGCAGTGAACTTCCAATACAGAATGTTTAAATTCCTGCAGTGAGAAAGTTTCTCCTGAGATCAGCTGACACAGAGAACTAGACATCTGATTcccaaagtaataaaaaatggaTGGACCAAATTAAAGGCAACTTAATGATTGATGTAGGATGTTCTAGAGCCTCATTctatgaaaatgtttaaaagattTTGGCCTTATTTTCTGCTTATGCAATAAAATTCCCTGAATATCTGTATCACTAGGGTTTGTTCCTCATATACCACCCTGCTGTTTTTTCTAATAGAGAGATTTGACATTATAAAAAGCTAAGTGAGGGCAAAGCAAGGAAACGTGGCAAAGCATTCCTACTTCAGAAGCACTCACTCAAGCACACATGACACTTGAATGAAGCCTTACCTTTCGAATAACTTGCTGCTGTTGCAAGTGTTTTGCTCTCAGTTCTGACACTTCCCTCCAAAGAGATTCATTCTCTCTGTTTaaaaatgatgttttaaaagtCACATTAAAACTAgttatttgttttgttaaagATCAGTTAGCTTCATTAAACTCTTTGAAATGTGTTTCTAGATCAGGGGTTGCTGTGAGAGTGTCACACAGGCAGCAAGCAGCCTTGGAAAGTAACTATGAAACAGAgaccaaaacacaacaaataaaCTGCAGAGAATTTCCAGctgctttaaaggaaaaaaaaacacccaaaattTGGCAATAATCATTACCCATAcattaagcatttaaaaattaactatCAGCATTTAACAGTTATCTCTATTAGCTCCAGTAAAAGGGCATGTTAGgtgataaaaaaataacaggaGCACGTCAAAAGTAGCAGTTTTCATAAAACACTGCCATTTTAGTAATCTTGGTTCTCCCGATACTGACAGAATTCCAGTTACTGAGACAGCGTAAAAACTGCCCTACTGTAACCATAAGCCTTGTTGTTTCCAGGTGTATGCCATATTAAAAGGTAGATAATGAGTATCAAAAACTTCAACGAATATGGGCAGACAACATACCATCCTCCTCTCTTTTGTAGTTTCATTTTCTACACAAAGAAGCCAACTCCACTGGTGGCTGGGTTTTTAGGAAACCTTAAGCTAAGTTTTCAGAAACAGCTCATGTGCAATGTCGTGCAGGGCACTACTCACTCCTCAAAATGCTCATATGTCCAACAGATAATTTAATAGTACAGTCACATCACAAAATTAACAGCAGGAGTCAGGGATTCTGAACTTTCTCAACTTTTTCACTACTTTTATCAACATGCTTTGTAGGACCAGGTCTTCTGATTTAGCTCCAGTTTCTACCTCAATCACTTTAAACTGATGGGATGACAATATGGATGTCAAAGACCAGCTACTGTGTTCTCATCTCTACAAACTGTCAGCTCATTAGCAACTGGCTGTCATTTCAGTcaaagccagccctgctctgggcagtggtTTGGACCTGATGGCTCTCTGAGGTTCCTTTCAACACAACTTTGTCTAGGATTTTAAGAGGGCAAACATGATTTTTACTCTAGACTGGCCAGATTCTAACAAGGACTGTGCCTAAGCAAAAGAAGTTTGCCTCTGGAGATTCTACCAATCAAGTCGCCACAACTGAAGTCTAGAAATGAGAGAATTTACTTCTTAAAACCTGAACTTATCAGTGACTTCTGCCACACAGATACACTGTCATGAGACCTTCTACTAGAAGAAATAGAAACTCTATTAAGAGTTTCTATTGAGGTGAGTGACTTAGAGTGCATGACCTTATACTCAGGTAGCTTGTCTGTACTTACATGTTCTAAAGGATTAAGTAATTTGTGACACACATCTTTCACTGTTGAGAATAAATCATAATTTCTAAGTAGGCAGTATGCAATTCAAAAAACCCTCTATTTAGATTTGGATTTTCAATTCTGTTTCTCTGTCAATGAGGTAACTAACGAATTTCCAAATTAGATTTCTAAATACTTTTTCATAGGTATTAACTTTTCCACAATTTTAAACAGCggagaatggggaaaaaacaataggaaaataaaaacaattagcAAAGACATTAATTGTCCTAATTATATGCAAACCGCACAAACCGAACTCTGCCTCAAACCAAATACAGTAACTATTTCCAACCTGAAGACAAAAACCAGCATATTTTATACTAAGAGCTGATTTAAATAATCACACTCAGCATCTATATGGAGCTATTATTAAAGGTGTTGTTTAACTGCCTACTACTAGACACTTCTACAAACATCAACATTACCTATTACTTTTaataatatcagaaaaatcaaatttaaagcaatttttctaTTGAAATGCATGTTCCTAAagcaataatttaaattaagcaACCAGAAATCAAGAGACACCTAGAATTAGGTCTTTGTCCAGATCTAGTATCACAATCACTCAGCATTAAGGATCAGATACTGATGAAGCAACTTACCTCTTCAAGAGAGACAACTGAGATTCAATAGTCGTTTGTTTAATTTGCACTTTTTGAGCACTGCATATTATTTTAGAGAGATCTTCCTGACGTATCTTGTTTTCTTCAGGTCTTGAAGAAGAAacctttaaaggaaaagaatccAGAAACAACACTTCCCTTAACTCCTGATTAATTATTACTCTTTTTGGTGATCAAGTATATTTTCTTactaaatgttaaaaaaatatgcacttaatttaataataaaccAAGCatccaaaaatccccaaaaccagaaacacaGCTGTCACCACATTAGCTTTAGTTGTTACAAACATTTATGTACACTCAGACTCTTCAGGCATTTTCCCAAGTACTCTACTTCATCGTAACTGTATCACAATAACCTGGTGATAACAAGCACATCATtgtttgctggttttggctggagtagggttattttcttcacaggagCAAATACAGGGCTGTGTTTTAGACTTGTGCAGTTGTGCTGCAGTGGTGGCAATACAAAgattttttgttactgctgagcagtgcttacacaTGGAGTCAAGGGCTTTTCTACTTCTCACCTCACTCCACCAGCCATTTGGCTGGGGCTGCACAATAAATTGAGagggcacacacacagctgggacagtTATCCCCACCATTCCATACCATACGGTGCCATGCTTAGCATATAAAAttaggggaaaaagaaggaagtggGGAGGATGTTCAGAATGATgacatttgtcttcccaagtcaccatgACATGTCATGgggccctgctttcctggggatggctgaatgATGATCACCTGCCTGCCCACTGGGAGTGGTAGATTAATTCCACGTTtggctttgcttgtgtgtgtagCTTTTGTTTTACTCATTAAACTGCCTTCATCTCAACCTGTGAGTCTTCTCACTTTTACTCTCCCAATTCACTCCCACATCCTGACATAGGGGGAGTGAgcgagtggctgtgtggggctgggctgctgaCTGGGGTTAACCCTGGCATCCAGTTTAATTTGCCATATTTCTATTTGCCGTCTGTAATCACTTGACTCAGTAACAGCAGAGCACACTTCAGAAGCATAACAAACGTGTTTATAGGTTTGCCCCATTCTCTTGGGTGTAAAGTCTAATGCTTACAGTAGCTTTGTTCTGAAACAAGGTACATAAACAAGCAGTTTCTTATATTGATGATGGTAAAGTCAAAGCATGCTCTGCACTTCTAATAGCCATCTGCAAATTGTTATATTACATAACTCACTTTTTTGCCACCTGTGAAACTTTACTATTATGACAGCAAAGTAGGCCAAAAAGGCCTTGTTGAATCTCTCAAAATATCTTTAAACAAGCTCAAGATATAAATGAAAGCAGGGCATTTTGTTCCCATAAACTCTGAACTTATTTGTACTCTCAGTCCTGCAGTTCAGCTTGACACAAACTTCACCATTCATCAATATTAAATAGTACAGGTTTTCCACATACTGAATTTTCACTAACCTTCCTTTTAATGTGTTCCAGCAAGTCCTCCCGGCCCTGCCTAAAATACGCATGCCGAAACTCTACTGGACCATATCGCTCCAGTTTGACAATTCCAGAATCAACATGGACGACTTTACGGAAgccatctttaaaaaaaaccaaaaacaacaaaccacaaaataaaagaaaaacctcaaaacacacattaagaaattaaaagtatGCTCTCCCAACTATACAGTTGCAAGTTTTGAGGATAAGACAGTATCTTAATTGCAGAGAACACAAGGCCACTGCTCAAAGGAAATTATAATTTAACTTTTATGTACAGGATATAGAAATTTGCTAGAATGCAAAAATCCAGGAACTTACACATGTTTAACTGTCTGACAAAGCTTGCCATGTTGTTATGCTTGAAGTATTTGGGAAGAATCTCTTTTGCAAATCTCTGTTCATTCAACACCAAGAAACTCTTTCCATTCTGAAATGAGAGAGACACATTAAACTACTTAAAAACCATAGCACAAAATAAACTGGGCATTCAGAATTAATCAACAGATTGGAATGTTTCCTTTTGCATGCAGTGCATTACTGATCTGCTTGCCTAcaattttccaaaacaaaaagcataCAAACCTTGCAGTTGCAAAGCAACTGAGTGCTATCCATTTACATCATCACCTGCAGCTACAGGGGAATATCTCTATTGTTACACACTGCTTTATCAAGATACGAAGTAATACTTTATCAGCAATTATCCCAGTTTCACTACAGGACAATACTATCAATTTCGAATGCAGCCCCGGTAAGAAATCTTATTAATAAAGAACctgagcaaggaaaaaataccaACAACCAGCTGGCAGTGACACGTGCTTTTCAGTATAAAAGCATGATTGGTTTGATAGGACTTGTAGAGCAGATGGAGCTGTCAAAGAGGTGAGGGTGTCCACAGGGTTTTGGAGTTACCAAAAAAGGTACCCACCTAAGCAAGATTCCCCTTCTGGAATGCAAATTGTGAGAGAAGACTGATCTTTTATTTAATCCACAGGCTTTAAGTAAAATAGAAGGATCAGCTCTTTGTTCTTCAATGACTGCACTCCACATAACTACAGGGCAAGGAGTTGGCAGAATGCAAATTATCTACTTCAAAATGGTTTAGGTTTTGTTTACACATCCACAATACTCTCACCCTGTAGTTAATAAAAAGTTTTCTCTTCAACAAATGTCAACACTTTTCCTGCATCTTTTTAAGAGTCCTTTTTAGTTTAATGAGTCACTTTTCTTATCCTCAAATGCCAGCAGTTCTGTAATCTCAAGATGCTTAAAGAACCAACTCTAAGACCATACAAAGTCCTTGTTGAAAGGCGGGTGTCCTTGTTTCAGAtaggataaaattattttttttcttagtagtTGGTAGAGTGCTGAGTTTTTGGATTCAGTGAGAGAATAACATTGATAGTAAGTtgatgttttagttgttgctgGGCAGCGCTTACCCTAAGTGAAGGTCTTCTCAGCTTCCCAAGTGCTGTCAGCAAGCAGGCGCACAAAAAGCTGAGAGGGTGCAtggccaggacaggtgacccaaactgggcaaagggatattccataccagAGAACATCATGCCCAATATATAAACCAGGAAGGGTTATCCAGCAGGAGGGCCAACTGCTGGTTTTGGATGGGCTGGGTACTGGCCAGCAGGTCGCcatcatttgtttttcttgtgtttcctttctgttttattactgTTATCATATACTTTacttaatttcaattttaaatggTTATCTCAACCCAGGAGTTTGACTTTCTCTAACAGGGTGTGGGGAAGTGAGCAAGTGGCTGAGTTGTACTTAGCTGCCAGTgggggttaaaccacaacagctTGTTCCTACAAATCAGCGGGGAGCATCAGAAACAGGATGTTACAAATGGCTCTCCACTGAATGACTTAAGCGATTAACACTGCGAGGAAGGTAGGGGGAGATGAATACTTCCAGTAATGCCTACCTACCTCCTCCTGACAATCAATCAGtagaagaaaaaggggaagCAAAAGAACTGGCAAGAACAGACTATTTTAGCCAAAACTGTGTGTGAAACTAACAAACTCAAGGTGCTGAATCAAGTGACATTACAGCGACCCGTGACACCAATAGATAACTTTCCTGTGGTGCCTCACTTTATCATCACTTTGACGTTGTCCAGGCCTAGTACATGAAAATCTGGGAAATGCGTCCACAAGCTGTTGTTGCCCTGACAGTCATTTACAGCAAAGCTGTACAGACATTAAAG contains:
- the HSF2 gene encoding heat shock factor protein 2 isoform X9, encoding MKQEQQDQPPPPPPPAPQPPPQPSPPFASPGVPAFLSKLWALLGETPSNQLITWSQNGKSFLVLNEQRFAKEILPKYFKHNNMASFVRQLNMYGFRKVVHVDSGIVKLERYGPVEFRHAYFRQGREDLLEHIKRKVSSSRPEENKIRQEDLSKIICSAQKVQIKQTTIESQLSLLKRENESLWREVSELRAKHLQQQQVIRKIVQFIVTLVQNNQLVSLKRKRPLLLNTNGPTKSNVFQKIVKEPADSSHHVPLNRNEGLKQREQISDDIVIYDVTEDVGEEEHPMADEENLPVTPETSEDTTSDSSNCSYHSPDIVIVEDDNEDEYAPVIQGDKNTESVAVPGNDPVTPVSDSTSPLMSSAVQLNNQSTLTAEDPVSVMDSILNENGVISQNINLLGKRRQREKKLTRIMLVQRLHRKCKVLSPDQISS
- the HSF2 gene encoding heat shock factor protein 2 isoform X11; translation: MKQEQQDQPPPPPPPAPQPPPQPSPPFASPGVPAFLSKLWALLGETPSNQLITWSQNGKSFLVLNEQRFAKEILPKYFKHNNMASFVRQLNMYGFRKVVHVDSGIVKLERYGPVEFRHAYFRQGREDLLEHIKRKVSSSRPEENKIRQEDLSKIICSAQKVQIKQTTIESQLSLLKRENESLWREVSELRAKHLQQQQVIRKIVQFIVTLVQNNQLVSLKRKRPLLLNTNGPTKSNVFQKIVKEPADSSHHVPLNRNEGLKQREQISDDIVIYDVTEDVGEEEHPMADEENLPVTPETSEDTTSDSSNCSYHSPDIVIVEDDNEDEYAPVIQGDKNTESVAVPEDPVSVMDSILNENGVISQNINLLGKRRQREKKLTRIMLVQRLHRKCKVLSPDQISS
- the HSF2 gene encoding heat shock factor protein 2 isoform X12 codes for the protein MKQEQQDQPPPPPPPAPQPPPQPSPPFASPGVPAFLSKLWALLGETPSNQLITWSQNGKSFLVLNEQRFAKEILPKYFKHNNMASFVRQLNMYGFRKVVHVDSGIVKLERYGPVEFRHAYFRQGREDLLEHIKRKVSSSRPEENKIRQEDLSKIICSAQKVQIKQTTIESQLSLLKRENESLWREVSELRAKHLQQQQVIRKIVQFIVTLVQNNQLVSLKRKRPLLLNTNGPTKSNVFQKIVKEPADSSHHVPLNRNEGLKQREQISDDIVIYDVTEDVGEEEHPMADEENLPVTPETSEDTTSDSSNCSYHSPDIVIVEDDNEDEYAPVIQGDKNTESVAVPEDPVSVMDSILNENGVISQNINLLGKRRQREKKLTRIMLVQRLHRKCKISS
- the HSF2 gene encoding heat shock factor protein 2 isoform X10; translated protein: MKQEQQDQPPPPPPPAPQPPPQPSPPFASPGVPAFLSKLWALLGETPSNQLITWSQNGKSFLVLNEQRFAKEILPKYFKHNNMASFVRQLNMYGFRKVVHVDSGIVKLERYGPVEFRHAYFRQGREDLLEHIKRKVSSSRPEENKIRQEDLSKIICSAQKVQIKQTTIESQLSLLKRENESLWREVSELRAKHLQQQQVIRKIVQFIVTLVQNNQLVSLKRKRPLLLNTNGPTKSNVFQKIVKEPADSSHHVPLNRNEGLKQREQISDDIVIYDVTEDVGEEEHPMADEENLPVTPETSEDTTSDSSNCSYHSPDIVIVEDDNEDEYAPVIQGDKNTESVAVPGNDPVTPVSDSTSPLMSSAVQLNNQSTLTAEDPVSVMDSILNENGVISQNINLLGKRRQREKKLTRIMLVQRLHRKCKISS